One Leptospira fainei serovar Hurstbridge str. BUT 6 genomic window, CGAAATTGGCGGTTTGTATGAGCAGCAATCCTCCGGGCTTTAAAATTTTTGCAAGTTTATCAAAGACAGCCTTCGGATTTTCCAAATGCTCGATCACTTCGATCAATGTGATTACGTCGAAAAAATTTTCGGGCAGGTCCGCATCTAAAAACTGGCCTTGCCAAATTTTAATTCCTCGCTTTCCGGCTTGTTTGGCGGAATACGGGGATATCTCGACGCCGTAAGGAATATATCCCTTTTCGAGGGCACAGTTTAGGAACCCCCCGAAGGAACATCCGATATCCAGAAAGTTTCCTTCCGGTCGGAATTTTGCGATATTCTTAAGTCGCGCGAACCAAACATATCGGTCGAATTTTTCCGTCGTTCGTTCGTCTCTATACGTAAACCCTTGGTTTCCGGTATAGTATTCCTCGTTATACAATTCTTCAGGAAGAGGGCGCGGGAATTGGGCTTGCAGGCCGCAGGTTTTACAGAGGCGAATCTGTAATCTGAAATCGGAATATTCCGAAGTGTAGAGTTGTTCCCATCGGCAAGTTCCG contains:
- a CDS encoding class I SAM-dependent methyltransferase — translated: MDLSRSEVIYEECPLDGTCRWEQLYTSEYSDFRLQIRLCKTCGLQAQFPRPLPEELYNEEYYTGNQGFTYRDERTTEKFDRYVWFARLKNIAKFRPEGNFLDIGCSFGGFLNCALEKGYIPYGVEISPYSAKQAGKRGIKIWQGQFLDADLPENFFDVITLIEVIEHLENPKAVFDKLAKILKPGGLLLIQTANFDGWQAKQAGPKYHYYLPGHVYYYSESNLRKILAKRGFGRQVTYLGVDFPLYAKLLKSRGSFKSWRDYRKWITITFYHFRSKLKRGGQPLTSSMVHYAIKL